A part of Neovison vison isolate M4711 chromosome 6, ASM_NN_V1, whole genome shotgun sequence genomic DNA contains:
- the LOC122909765 gene encoding olfactory receptor 7G3-like — protein MKSGNLSDTLEFFLLGLSEDPELQPLLFCLFLSVYLISVFGNLLIILAIMYDTHLHTPMYFFLSNLAFVDICFTTTTIPKMLVNIQTRSKSISYAGCLTQICFVLTFAGLENGILVMMAFDRFVAICHPLRYNIIVNPKLCRLLVLLSFLISVLDALLHTLMALRLSFCTDLEISHFFCELAHILKLACSDILINNILVYLVTSLLGVIPLSGIIISYTLIVSSVLKIPSAGGKYKAFSICGSHLIVVSLFYGTGFGVYLSSAATQSSRKSAIVSVMYTVVTPMMNPFIYSLRNKDMMGALRRLISRI, from the coding sequence ATGAAATCCGGAAATCTCTCAGATACTCTAGAATTCTTCCTCCTGGGACTGTCAGAAGATCCAGAGCTACAGCCTCTCCTGTTCTGCCTGTTCTTGTCTGTGTATCTGATCTCTGTGTTTGGGAATCTCCTCATCATCCTGGCCATTATGTATGACACCCACCttcacacccccatgtacttcttcctctctaATCTGGCTTTTGTTGACATCTGTTTTACCACCACAACGATCCCCAAGATGCTGGTGAACATCCAGACACGGAGCAAATCCATCAGTTATGCAGGCTGCCTCACCCAAATCTGCTTTGTCCTGACTTTCGCCGGGTTGGAAAATGGAATTCTGGTCATGATGGCCTTTGATCGATTTGTGGCCATCTGTCACCCACTGAGGTACAATATCATTGTGAACCCCAAACTCTGTAGGCTGCTGGTTCTGCTGTCCTTCCTTATTAGTGTTCTGGATGCCCTTCTCCACACTTTGATGGCGCTGCGGCTTTCCTTCTGCACAGACCTGGAAATTTCCCACTTTTTCTGTGAATTAGCTCATATTCTCAAGCTTGCCTGTTCCGATATCCTCATCAATAACATTCTTGTGTATTTAGTGACCAGCCTTTTGGGTGTTATTCCTCTCTCTGGGATAATTATCTCTTACACTCTAATTGTCTCCTCTGTCCTGAAAATCCCATCAGCTGGTGGAAAGTATAAGGCATTTTCCATCTGTGGGTCACATTTAATAGTTGTTTCCTTGTTCTATGGGACAGGTTTTGGGGTTTACCTTAGTTCTGCAGCTACACAGTCCTCGAGGAAGAGTGCAATAGTATCAGTGATGTACACTGTGGTCACCCCCATGATGAATCCCTTTATCTATAGTCTGAGGAACAAGGACATGATGGGGGCTTTGAGGAGACTTATCTCtagaatataa
- the LOC122909771 gene encoding olfactory receptor 7G1-like — MEPRNETDILEFLLLEVTEDPELQPLIFSLFLSMYLVTVMGNLLIILAVISDSHLHTPMYFFLSNLSFTDICLSTTTVPKMLVNIQTQNQSITYTGCLTQVCFVLVFASLDSCILSVMAYDRYVAICYPLRYTVIMNSHLCGLLILLSLFISIVDALMHSLMLLQLTFCTDLEIPLFFCEVVQIIKIACSDTLINNILIYFATSIFGGIPLCGIIFSYTQIVSSVLRMPSAGGKYKAFSTCGSHLSVVSLFYGTAFGVYISSALTNSSRNTAVVSMMYTVVPQMMNPFIYSLRNRDMRGALRKLINRTPFL, encoded by the coding sequence ATGGAACCCAGAAATGAAACAGACATTTTAGAATTTCTTCTCCTGGAAGTGACAGAGGATCCAGAACTGCAGCCCCTCATCTTCAGCCTGTTCCTGTCCATGTACCTAGTCACTGTCATGGGAAACCTGCTCATCATCCTGGCTGTCATCTCGGACTCCCACCttcacacccccatgtacttcttcctctccaacctGTCCTTTACTGACATCTGCTTAAGCACAACCACCGTCCCAAAGATGCTGGTGAACATCCAAACACAGAACCAGAGCATCACTTACACAGGCTGCCTCACACAGGTCTGCTTTGTCCTGGTTTTTGCAAGTTTGGATAGTTGTATTCTTTCAGTAATGGcttatgaccgctatgtggccatttgTTATCCACTAAGGTACACAGTCATTATGAACTCCCACCTCTGTGGCCTCTTGATACTTCTCTCCTTGTTTATTAGCATTGTGGATGCCCTGATGCACAGCCTGATGTTGTTGCAACTGACTTTCTGCACAGACCTTGAAatccctctcttcttctgtgaAGTTGTTCAGATCATCAAGATTGCATGTTCTGATACCCTCATCAACAACATCCTGATATATTTTGCAACAAGCATATTTGGTGGTATTCCTCTGTGTGGAATCATTTTCTCTTACACTCAGATAGTGTCCTCTGTTTTGAGAATGCCATCAGCAGGTGGAAAGTATAAAGCTTTTTCCACCTGTGGGTCTCACCTGTCAGTTGTATCTTTGTTCTATGGGACAGCTTTTGGGGTATACATTAGTTCTGCTCTTACTAACTCTTCCAGAAACACTGCAGTGGTTTCAATGATGTACACTGTTGTCCCTCAAATGATGAACCCTTTCATATACAGCCTGAGGAACAGGGACATGAGGGGAGCCTTGAGGAAACTCATAAATAGAACACCTTTTCTGTGA
- the LOC122909758 gene encoding olfactory receptor 7G2-like isoform X5 produces MEARNDTHVSDFLLMRVTEDPELQFPLFILFLSMYLVTILGNLLIILAVSSDSHLHTPMYFFLSNLSINDICLSTTTIPKMLVNIQTQNQLISYTGCLTQICFILVFASLESSLLAVMAYDRYVAICHPLRYTVIMNSRLCGLLVLLPLFIIIVDALMHSLMVLQLTFCTDFEIPLFFCEVVQVIQLACSDTLINNILIYFATSIFGGIPLCGIIFSYTQIVSSVLRMPSAGGKYKAFSTCGSHLSVVSLFYGTGLGVYISSALTNSSRNTAVVSMMYTVVPQMMNPFIYSLRNRDMKGALRKLRNRTSSLL; encoded by the coding sequence ATGGAAGCCAGAAATGATACACATGTTTCAGATTTCCTTCTCATGAGAGTGACAGAGGATCCAGAACTGCAGTTCCCCCTCTTCATCCTGTTCCTGTCCATGTACCTGGTCACCATCCTGGGAAACCTGCTCATCATCCTGGCTGTCAGCTCGgactcccacctccacacccccatgtacttcttcctttctaatctgtcTATTAATGACATCTGTTTAAGCACAACCACGATCCCAAAGATGCTGGTGAACATCCAAACACAGAATCAGCTCATCAGTTACACAGGCTGCCTCACCCAGATCTGCTTTATCCTGGTTTTTGCAAGTTTAGAAAGTAGTCTTCTTGCAGtaatggcctatgaccgctacgtGGCCATTTGTCATCCACTAAGATACACAGTCATTATGAACTCCCGCCTCTGTGGCCTGCTGGTTTTACTCCCCCTGTTCATTATCATTGTGGATGCCCTGATGCACAGTCTGATGGTGTTGCAACTGACCTTCTGCACGGACTTTGAAatccctctcttcttctgtgaAGTTGTTCAGGTCATCCAGCTTGCATGTTCTGATACCCTCATCAATAACATCCTGATATATTTTGCAACGAGCATATTTGGTGGTATTCCTCTGTGTGGAATCATTTTCTCTTACACTCAGATAGTGTCCTCTGTTTTGAGAATGCCATCAGCAGGTGGAAAGTATAAAGCTTTTTCCACCTGTGGGTCTCACCTGTCAGTTGTATCTTTGTTCTATGGGACAGGTTTGGGGGTGTACATTAGTTCTGCTCTTACTAACTCTTCCAGAAACACTGCAGTGGTTTCAATGATGTACACTGTTGTCCCTCAAATGATGAACCCTTTCATATACAGCCTGAGGAACAGGGACATGAAGGGAGCCTTGAGGAAACTCAGAAATAGAACATCTTCTCTTCTGTGA
- the LOC122910774 gene encoding olfactory receptor 7G1-like, producing MGLRNKTGVSEFLLMEVTEDPELKPFLFILFLSIYLVTILGNLLIILAVILDSHLHTPMYFFLSNLSFTDICLSTTTVPKMLVNIRAQNQSITYAGCLTQIYFVLVFASLESFLLAVMAYDRYVAICHPLRYTVIMNSHLCSLMVLLSFCINIVDALVHSLMVLQLTFCTDLEIPLFFCEVVQIIQLACSDTLINNILIYFAMSIFGGIPLCGIIFSYTQIVFSVLRMPSAGGKYKAFSTCGSHLSIVSLFYGTGLGVYISSAFTNSSRNTAAVSMMYTVVPQMMNPFIYSLRNRDMKGTLRKLMGKIPLFFQESVV from the coding sequence ATGggactcagaaacaaaacaggggtTTCAGAATTCCTTCTTATGGAAGTGACAGAGGACCCAGAATTGAAGCCctttctcttcattctgtttCTGTCCATATACCTGGTCACCATCCTGGGAAACCTGCTCATCATCCTGGCTGTCATCCTCgactcccacctccacacccctatgtacttcttcctctccaacctGTCCTTTACTGACATCTGCTTAAGCACAACCACCGTCCCAAAGATGCTGGTGAACATCCGGGCACAGAATCAAAGCATCACTTATGCAGGCTGCCTCACACAGATCTACTTTGTCCTGGTTTTTGCTAGTCTAGAAAGTTTTCTTCTTGCAGtaatggcctatgaccgctatgtggccatttgTCATCCACTGAGGTACACAGTCATTATGAACTCCCACCTCTGTAGCCTGATGGTTCTACTCTCCTTCTGCATTAACATTGTGGATGCCCTGGTGCACAGTCTGATGGTGTTACAACTGACCTTCTGCACAGACCTTGAAatccctctcttcttctgtgaAGTTGTTCAGATCATCCAGCTTGCATGTTCTGATACCCTCATCAATAACATCCTGATATATTTTGCAATGAGTATATTTGGTGGTATTCCTCTGTGTGGAATCATTTTCTCTTACACTCAGATAGTGttctctgttttgagaatgcCATCAGCAGGTGGAAAGTATAAAGCTTTTTCAACCTGTGGGTCTCACCTGTCAATTGTGTCTTTGTTCTATGGGACAGGTTTGGGGGTGTACATTAGTTCTGCTTTCACtaactcttccagaaacaccGCAGCAGTTTCCATGATGTACACTGTTGTCCCTCAGATGATGAACCCCTTCATCTACAGCTTGAGGAACAGGGATATGAAGGGAACCTTGAGGAAACTCATGGGCAAAATACCACTGTTTTTTCAGGAGTCTGTTGTTTAA